The following are encoded together in the Streptomyces tsukubensis genome:
- a CDS encoding DoxX family protein, whose translation MTNSSQTDPYLGRGGRGGGLRDSATRYALLPLRVFLGVTFIYAGLDKLTDSSFMSASGAGSIGEMMHGARDSSAIPALVDLALKSPAGFGYAIALGELAVGLGVLFGLLTRVAAVGGALISLSLWSTVSWATSPYYYGNDLIYLMAWLPLVLAGASYWSLDSLLAHRRRRSGGRNTL comes from the coding sequence ATGACGAACAGTTCGCAGACGGACCCCTACCTCGGCCGCGGTGGGCGCGGCGGCGGACTGCGGGACTCCGCCACGCGCTACGCCCTGCTCCCGCTCCGCGTCTTCCTCGGAGTGACCTTCATCTACGCGGGTCTGGACAAGCTCACCGACAGCTCCTTCATGTCCGCCTCCGGCGCCGGATCGATCGGCGAGATGATGCACGGGGCCAGGGACAGCTCGGCCATTCCCGCCCTGGTGGACCTGGCCCTCAAGAGCCCCGCCGGCTTCGGCTACGCCATCGCCCTGGGTGAACTGGCCGTGGGCCTCGGCGTGCTCTTCGGGCTGCTCACCAGGGTGGCCGCCGTGGGCGGCGCCCTCATCTCCCTCAGCCTCTGGTCCACCGTGAGCTGGGCGACCAGCCCCTACTACTACGGCAACGACCTCATCTACCTCATGGCGTGGCTCCCCCTCGTGCTGGCCGGCGCGTCCTACTGGTCCCTGGACAGCCTCCTGGCCCACCGCCGTCGCCGCTCCGGCGGCCGGAACACCCTCTGA
- a CDS encoding PspC domain-containing protein — protein sequence MTDHQPAASAGQPDDGAAGCPPASRVFRRDRSHKMLAGVCAGLGRRCDMDPVIFRIILAVLSVTGGLGLIFYGFAWLLVPFDGVDGTGREEESEGRRLLSGRVEGSALTAVLCALVGCGLFLSMLNNADVLTFAAVLTLLTAGAGYWSQQRETAAFDPVAAQTVADAPPEAQAPPVPAGPSWWRDPILKDGTHVGGTGYFWGPAEFDIQDTAAGGRADARAGARAAPLAGGGRGWEAAAAARRRGSRGIGGRVTLAALLVGGIGTGLTWNAQPLGTSLQTGLACALAVFGIGLAVSAFLGRTGFGSLVLTLLTAALLAGAAALPDQVSKDWVRTDWRPTTASSVRPGYSLGSGIGTLDLSDVSLKKGAALTTRAEVGAGQIKVIVPADVTVRLTADVGMGDIRLPDEAKDDVDISPRQERKVTLSPEKGHTDGGTLTLRMHVGVGQVEVARATS from the coding sequence ATGACAGACCACCAGCCCGCCGCGTCGGCCGGGCAGCCGGACGACGGGGCAGCGGGCTGCCCGCCCGCGTCCCGCGTGTTCCGGCGCGACCGGTCCCACAAGATGCTGGCCGGGGTGTGCGCCGGTCTCGGCAGGCGCTGCGACATGGACCCGGTGATCTTCAGGATCATCCTCGCCGTCCTGTCGGTCACGGGCGGGCTCGGGCTGATCTTCTACGGCTTCGCGTGGCTCCTCGTCCCCTTCGACGGAGTGGACGGGACAGGGAGAGAGGAGGAGAGCGAGGGGCGCAGGCTGCTCTCGGGCCGGGTCGAGGGCTCGGCGCTCACCGCTGTGCTCTGCGCGCTGGTGGGCTGCGGACTCTTCCTCTCGATGCTGAACAACGCCGACGTACTGACGTTCGCGGCGGTCCTGACCCTGCTCACGGCGGGAGCGGGGTACTGGTCGCAGCAGCGCGAGACGGCGGCCTTCGACCCCGTCGCGGCACAGACCGTGGCGGACGCGCCGCCCGAGGCGCAGGCACCGCCGGTTCCGGCCGGACCTTCGTGGTGGCGCGATCCGATTCTGAAGGACGGTACGCACGTGGGGGGCACGGGGTACTTCTGGGGGCCGGCGGAGTTCGACATCCAGGACACGGCGGCGGGCGGCCGGGCCGACGCACGGGCCGGGGCCCGCGCCGCCCCTCTCGCCGGTGGGGGCAGGGGCTGGGAGGCCGCCGCGGCCGCGCGCCGTCGCGGGTCGCGCGGGATCGGCGGGCGGGTCACCCTCGCCGCGCTGCTGGTGGGCGGCATCGGTACCGGCCTGACCTGGAACGCGCAGCCACTGGGCACGAGCCTGCAGACGGGGCTCGCCTGCGCGCTCGCCGTCTTCGGCATCGGGCTGGCCGTGAGCGCCTTCCTGGGCCGCACCGGTTTCGGCTCACTGGTGCTCACGCTCCTCACGGCGGCGCTGCTCGCGGGGGCGGCCGCGCTGCCCGACCAGGTGAGCAAGGACTGGGTACGCACCGACTGGCGGCCCACGACGGCGAGTTCGGTACGCCCCGGCTACAGCCTGGGTTCCGGCATCGGCACGCTGGATCTGAGTGACGTGTCCCTGAAGAAGGGCGCCGCGCTGACCACCCGCGCCGAGGTGGGCGCGGGACAGATCAAGGTCATCGTCCCCGCCGATGTGACGGTGCGCCTGACAGCCGACGTGGGAATGGGCGACATCCGCCTGCCCGACGAGGCCAAGGACGACGTGGACATCTCCCCTCGACAGGAGCGCAAGGTGACTCTCTCCCCGGAGAAAGGCCACACCGACGGCGGCACGCTGACGCTGCGGATGCACGTCGGCGTAGGACAGGTGGAGGTGGCCCGTGCCACGTCATGA
- a CDS encoding ATP-binding protein translates to MSEAAPVPIADERPPRKLYRSGDGRWLGGVARGLAGHLGLPVVWVRLIFLGLFMANGLGALLYAAFWFFVPLGVGGVGAGSYGSGESGTTASPAPVFGRRGRGGRRVDKGQIVALLAMVIVAMIFVGSVNLGGPARAYLLPGLLVGAGVALVWRQADNARRARWVEVGRRRHVLNLARSGAGVLLVGTGVTGIFVLQGSAQHLGSVLQAALAVVVGIALLAGPYLIRMTQDLSQERLMRIRAQERAEVAAHVHDSVLHTLTLIQRNADNGGEVRRLARAQERDLRNWLYKPEGTGKDEDDEPTELAESVRRAAAEVEDKHGVPIEVVVVGDCPLDDKLVAQMQAAREAMVNAAKYGGEGGAVQVFAEVDEAKVFVSVRDRGPGFDLDEVPDDRMGVRESIIGRMQRNGGTARLRPAPGGGTEVELEMERAAT, encoded by the coding sequence ATGTCAGAAGCCGCGCCGGTGCCCATCGCAGACGAGCGGCCTCCGCGCAAGCTCTACCGCAGTGGTGACGGCCGCTGGCTCGGGGGCGTGGCACGGGGGCTCGCGGGCCACCTCGGGCTGCCCGTCGTCTGGGTGCGGTTGATCTTCCTCGGGCTCTTCATGGCCAACGGCCTCGGCGCCCTGCTGTACGCGGCCTTCTGGTTCTTCGTGCCGCTCGGAGTGGGCGGGGTCGGCGCGGGTTCGTACGGCTCCGGGGAGAGCGGCACCACCGCGAGCCCCGCCCCTGTCTTCGGAAGACGCGGCCGGGGCGGGCGCCGGGTGGACAAGGGCCAGATCGTCGCCCTGCTGGCGATGGTGATCGTCGCGATGATCTTCGTCGGCAGCGTCAACCTCGGTGGGCCCGCCCGCGCCTACCTGCTGCCGGGCCTGCTCGTCGGGGCGGGTGTCGCTCTCGTCTGGCGCCAGGCGGACAACGCGCGCCGAGCCCGCTGGGTGGAGGTGGGCCGCCGCAGGCACGTACTGAACCTCGCCAGGTCCGGCGCGGGCGTACTGCTCGTCGGCACGGGAGTCACCGGCATCTTCGTGCTTCAGGGCTCGGCGCAGCACCTCGGCTCCGTCCTCCAGGCCGCGCTCGCCGTCGTCGTGGGGATAGCGCTGCTCGCGGGCCCCTACCTCATACGCATGACACAGGACCTGTCGCAGGAGCGGCTGATGCGTATCCGCGCCCAGGAACGCGCCGAGGTCGCCGCCCACGTACACGACTCGGTACTGCACACCCTGACCTTGATCCAGCGCAACGCCGACAACGGCGGCGAGGTGCGCAGACTCGCGCGGGCCCAGGAACGCGACCTGCGCAACTGGCTCTACAAGCCCGAGGGCACAGGCAAGGACGAGGACGACGAACCGACGGAGCTCGCCGAGTCGGTACGGCGGGCCGCAGCCGAGGTCGAGGACAAGCACGGGGTGCCCATCGAGGTCGTGGTCGTCGGCGACTGCCCGCTCGACGACAAGCTCGTCGCGCAGATGCAGGCCGCGAGGGAGGCGATGGTGAACGCCGCCAAGTACGGTGGCGAGGGCGGCGCGGTGCAGGTCTTCGCGGAAGTCGATGAGGCCAAGGTTTTCGTCTCCGTACGGGACCGGGGCCCCGGATTCGACCTCGACGAAGTGCCTGACGACCGCATGGGCGTGCGGGAATCGATCATCGGCCGCATGCAGCGCAACGG